The DNA region CCCAGGTAGCGGACCAGCTCGCTGTCCAGGAAGTCGGCGGACAGCCCGCAGTAGCGGCCGAAGAACTCCCGCGCGTGCTCCGGGCTCACCGGCTCACCCGGCCGGTACGGGGAGTCCGCCGGGAAGTCCAGGCCGACGTGCATGCCGATGTCCACGATGACCCGCAGCGCCCGCATCATCTGGGCGTTGAGGAAGCCCAGGCGGTGACCGGGGTCGGTGAGGTAGCCGAGCTCGTCCATCAGACGCTCGGCGTACAGCGCCCAGCCCTCCAGGTTGGCGCTCACCCCGCCGAGGCTCACCTGGTAGCTGGAGAGCCGGTCGGCGACGTAGACCCACTGCGCGAGCTGCAGGTGGTGGCCCGGGACGCCCTCGTGGTACCAGGTCGAGACCAGGTCCCAGACCGGGAAGCGCTCCTCGCCGAGCACCGGCAGCCAGGTCCGCCCGGGGCGGCTGAAGTCCAGCGCGGGCTGGGTGTAGTACGGCGCGGCGGCGCTGCCGGGCGGGGCGATCCGCGACTCGACCCGGGTGACCGGCTCGGCCAGGTCGAAGTGGGTGCCCTGGAGGTCCCGGACGGCCTGGTCCATCAGGCCCTGCAGGTACTCCCGGGCGGCCTCGGCGCCCTCGATCGCCGGGCCGTCCGTCTCCAGCCACTTCATCGCCGCCATCGGGCCGGCGCCCGGGCGGACCTTCTCGGCCTCGGCCTCCATCTGCGCGAGCAGGTCGTGGAACTCGCTCCAGGCCCATGCGTACGCCTCGTCCAGGTCCAGGTCGGCACCCGTCCAGTAGCGCACCCAGCGGCCGTAGCGCTCCCGGCCGGCGGTGTCCGGGGTCCCTGCGGCGGCCGGGGCGTACACGTCGCGCATCCAGTCGCGCAGCGCGGCCAGTGCCTCGGCGGCGGCCACCGCGTGCTCGGACAGCTCGGCGCGCACGCCCTCCGGAGCGTCCTTGACGAACTCGCCGAACCAGCCGCCGGGCATCTCCCCCGCCAGCCACTCGCCGAACTGACCGACCACCGTCTCCACCTGGCGCGGGCCGGACAGCAGACCGCGCTCGATGCCCTCGGCCAGGGTCCGCCGGTACTGCTCCAACGCCAGCGGGAAACGGGCCAGCCGACGGCCGATCAGCCGCCACTCGGCCTCGGTGCCGGTGGCCATCAGGGTGAAGGCCTCCCGGGTGTTGTGCACCGGGGAGCCCAGGTTGCGCACCGCGCGGTAGCTCTCCCCGGCGTCGTGGACGGCGAGTTCGGCGGTCAGCCGCTCCCGCAGCAGCCGGGCGCAGCGGCGCTCGGCCTCGTCGTCGGCGGCGCCCGCCCGCTCGGCCTCGTCCAGCCGGGCCAGGGTGCGGCGGGCGAGATCGGCGACCGCCTCGGCCCCGGCCGGGGACAGGTCGGGCAGCCGGTCGTCCTCGGGGTTGAGGCCGAGGTAGACGGCGGTCAGCGGGTCGAGGTCGGCCAGGGCCTGGACGTAACCGTCGGCGATGCGGCGGGGGGTGTCGCCGTCGGAGTTGATCAGTTCTTCAGCCATCCGGACATCATCGCGTCGCCGGGGCCGATTGCAAGCCCTCCGTCATCGACCGTTGACCTGCTGCGGGCGGGGATCTGACGCGGGGTCGGGCCGCGGTGGTGACACCGTTTCGGCACCGTGGCGGCGCAAACACCCGTTCGGAAGGATCCCGCGCCCGACCGGCCCCGATCGGTCCGACGACCATTACGCTGAGGCTCCATGGAAGCCCGCCCCACCACGGCAACCGGACCGGTGCCCGCCCCGGCCGCCCCCGAGCCGCGCCCGCGCCGCGCCGGCTACCGCCGGCTGCCGGTCGAACAGCGGCGCGAACAGCTGATCGCCGTCGCCCTGGAGCTGTTCGCGCACCGGCCGCCGGAGGAGGTCAGCCTGGACGACGTCGCCGAGGCCGCCGACGCCTCCCGGCCCCTGGTCTACCGCTACTTCGCGGGCGGCAAGCAGCAGTTGTACGAGGCCGCGCTGCGCACCGCGGCGGACGAGCTGACCAGCCGGTTCGCCGTGCCGCTGACCGGGACGCCGTCCGAGCAGCTGGCGGCCGCGCTGGACGGCTACTTCGCCTTCGTGGCCGAGCACGACGCGGGCTACTCGGCGCTGCTGCGCGGCGGTTCGGTGGTGGAGACGGCCCGGACCTCGGCGATCGTGGACGACGTCCGGCGGGCGGCGCTCAAGCGGACCCTGCGGCACCTGGGGGTGCGGGAGGCCGGGCCGCGGCTGACACTGCTGGTGCGCTCGTGGATCGCGGTGGTCGAGGGGGCGTCACTGAGCTGGCTGGACGAGGGGCGCACGCTGCCGGTGGACGGGCTGCGGGACTGGCTGGTGGACCAGTTCACGGCGATGGCGGCGGCGACGGCGCTGCACGATCCGCAGACGGCGGAGGTGTTGGCGGGGCTGCTCGCGCTCGAGGGTCCGCGGGCGGAACGCGCCGAGCGGCTGCGGGCGGTGCTCGGTACGCCCTAGCGTTCCCGACCCCCGTGCCAAGGGTCGGGGCGGCCCGGCGACTACGCCTTGCCGAGCACCTGGCACTGGCGGCCGAGGCCGTCGATCTCGATCTCGACGACATCGCCCGGGGCGAGGAAGGGCGTGCCGGGACGGCCCAGGGTGACCCCGGCCGGGGTGCCGGTGACGATCACGTCGCCGGGCTCCAGCACCATGAACTGGCTCGTGTAGCGGACGAGTTCGAGCACCGGGAAGATCATCTCCGCGGAGTTGCCGTGCTGCCGCTGCTCGCCGTTGACCCAGAGCCGCAGCTCCAGCGCCTGTGGGTCGGCCACCTCGTCGGCGGTGACCAGCCAGGGCCCGAGCGGGGTGAAGGTCTCCGCCGACTTGCCCTTGTCCCACTGGCCGCCGCGCTCGAACTGGAAGGCCCGCTCGGTGACGTCGTTGGCGATCGTGTAGCCGGCGATCACCCCGGCGGCCTCGGCGTGCGAGTCCAGGTAGCGGGCGGTGCGGCCGATCACGATGGCCAGCTCGGCCTCGTAGTCGGTCTTCTCGCCGCCGCGCGGCACCAGCACCTCGTCGTACGGGCCGACCACGGTGGAGCTCGGCTTGAGGAAGATCACCGGCTCGGCCGGGATCGCGGCCCCGGCCTCCTCCGCGTGGTCGCGGTAGTTGAGCCCGATGCCGACCACCTTGCCCGGCCGGGCCACCGGCGCACCCACCCGCAGGCCGTCCAGGTCCACCACCGGCAGCACGCCGGCCGCCACCTCGCGGGCCAGCGCGGCGGTGTCCAGCCCGGCCAGGAAGGCCCCGTCGAGGTCGCGGGCCCGCCCGGAGAGGTCGTACGCGGTGCCGTCCTCGCCCAGCACGACCGGGCGCTCGGTGCCCGGGGGTCCGACGCGGAGGAGCTTCATCGATCCGTCACCAGCCTTTCGTCGCAGCTCACCGGGGCGGCGCGGACACCGCTCCCGAGTCTGGCAACGAGGTATATCAACGGCCCGGGCCGGTGGACCAGACCGTCCCGATGGGCGGATTCCCATCAAGTCGCACCATGGCGCGGGGTCCCGAATCGGCGGCCCGTACGGTTGACACCCGCCCGCGCGACCCGATCGCCAAGGGCGCCTCAGCGGCCCGGCGCGCCGCCGCCGCTGCTACTTCCGCCCCCGCCCCCGCTTTCGCCTCCGCTTCCGCTTCCGCTTCCGCTTCCGCCGAGCAGTACCCTGGCGCTCAGCGCCGTCCGCGCCGGGCCCGGGCCGAGCCGGGCGGCCTCCCGGCGCCAGTGCGCGAGGTCGCGCCGCAGGTCGGCCCGGGCCTCCGGGGCGGCGCCCGGCTCCTCGGTCAGTGCCTCCAGCAGCGCGACGGCGGTGCCCCGACTGCCGTCCCGGGCCAGCCAGAGGGCCAGGTCGTGGCAGGTGCGCAGGGTGCGCGGGTCGGCCGGGCCGCAGATCCGGGCGAAGTCGGGCACCAGCTGCGCCAGGATGTCCACGGCCTCCCCGGCCCGGCCCTCGACGCCGTGCTGCCAGGCCAGGTCCGCCCGGCGGCGCAGCTGCTCCGGGCTGGGGTCGTCCGGCCGCAGCATCCCGGGCCGGATCCGGCGCAGCCGCTCCAGCACCTCGGCGGCGTCGGCCGGGCGGTCCGCGGGCCGTTTGGCGAGCAGCCTGGCGACCAGCTCGGCCAGCGCCGGGTCCTTGCCGCGCACTCGGGGCGGGGTCTCCTCCATGTGCTTGTGCATGTACTCGTACGGCGAGTCGGCGCGGAACGGCCGCCGGCCGGTGCTGACCTCGTACAGCATCACGCCGAAGGCGTAGAGGTCGGCCCGGCCGTCCACGGTGCCGCCGGACCAGCACTCGGGCGCCAGGTACGGGACGGTGCCGACCACGTTGCCGGTCGAGGTGAGCCCGGTGGACTGGGTGAGCAGCCGGGCGATGCCGAAGTCCAGCACCTTGGCGCGGTCCCCGCCGTCCGTGATCATCACGTTCTCGGGCTTGATGTCCCGGTGCACGACCCCGCTGCGGTGCGCGGCGTCCAACGCCTCGCAGACCTGCGCCATCCAGCCGAGCGCGCGCCCGTGGTCGGGCAGGCCGGCCTTGAGGACGGCGGCGAGCGGGCGGCCGCGGACCAGTTCCATCACCAGGTAGTGGATCTCCCCGGTGGTGTCGGTGACCCGGCCGTAGTCGTGCACCGTCACGATGTGCGGGTGGGACAGGTTGCCGGCCAGCTTGGCCTCGCGGACGAACCGCCCGACGGCCTCCCGGTCGGCGGCGTGCTCGGCCAGCAGCAGCTTCACCGCGACCGGCCGGTCCAGCACGGTGTCGGTCGCCCGCCAGACCACGCCGAAGCCGCCCTTGCCCAGCCACTCGTCCAGCCGGAAGCGACCGCCGAGCACCTCGCCCTTGTGCATGCCCTCCCCCAACTCGACCGCGGCCGTGCGGCGTTCGCCGCCGGAGGGTCGGAGGGGTCACCATAGCGGCGGGCGGGGACGAACGGGTGAACGAAACAGGGCCTGTTCTACGACTCGGGCCGGTCCTACGGCTTGGGCTTGGGGAGGCCCGGCGGGTTGATCTCGGAGGTCTGCACCGCCTCGGTCTCCAGGCCCCAGCGCTTCAGCACCTGCCCGTACGTCCCGTTCCTGATCACCTCGTTGAGCGCCTCGTTGAGCGCCCTGACCAGCCCGTTGTCCTTGCGGGTGGTCGCCCCGATCTTGCCGAGGACGTCCGCGCCGCCGCCCGAGTAGGTGCCGACCACCTCGGTCTCGCCGGTCTGCACGGCGTGGAAGGCCAGGCTGGGATCGGGGCCGGTGAAGACGTCGATCCGGCCGGAGGAGAGCGCCAGGTAGTACTCGGTGCCGGAGAAGTACTTGATGTCGATCGGCTTGAGGCCGCTCCGGACGTTCTCCTCGCTCCAGGCGATCAGCAGCTTCTCCTGGTTGGTGCCGGTGGAGACGCCGACGGACCGGCCGGCCAGGTCCTTGGGGCCGGTGACCTTGATGCCGCTGCCCTTCTTCGCCTCGAAGCCGAGGACGTCCAGCCGGTAGGTGGCGAAGTCGTACTTCTCCTTGCGCTCCTCGGTGACGGTGATGTTGGACAGGCCCGCGTCGTACTTGCCGCTGTCCAGGCCGACGAAGATGTTCTCCCAGGAGACCGGGTTGAACTCGACCTTGAGGCCGAGCACGTTGCCGACCAGCGAGGCGATGTCCGGCTCGACGCCGATGATCGTCCTGTCGTCGTCGGCGTAGAAGTCCAGCGGCGGGGTGGTGCCGAGGGAGTCGACGATCTTCAACGTGCCTCTTCGCCTGATCTCCTCCGGCACCAGCGCGGCGATCGCCTCGACCTTGGGCGTGGTCACCCGGTTCTGCTCGGGCGACAGGTTCACCACGGTGCCGTTCGGTGCAGTGCTGCCCTTGGCCGGGGCGAGTTCCGCCGAGGCGCCCGTGGCGCCGCTGCCGCAGCCGGCCAGGACGAGGGCGGCGGCGAGCGCGCCGGCGGCGGTCACGAGGGCGCGACGAGGTAGGGACATGGCGGAACTCCTGCTCGATGAAGGGGGGTTGGGGGCGGTCGGGATTCAGAGCACCTTGGCCAGGAAGGCCCGGGTGCGCTCGTGCTGCGGGCGGTCCAGGACCTCGGCGGGCGGGCCCTGTTCGACCACCACGCCGCCGTCCATGAAGACCACGGTGTCGGCGACCTCGCGGGCGAAGCCGATCTCGTGGGTGACCACGATCATCGTGGTGCCGCTGCGGGCGAGGTCCTTGATGACGTCCAGCACCTCGCCGACCAGCTCGGGGTCGAGCGCCGAGGTGGGCTCGTCGAACAGCAGCACCTTGGGCTCCAGCGCCAGCGCCCGGGCGATCGCCACCCGCTGCTGCTGCCCGCCGGACAGCTGCCGGGGGTAGGCGGCCGCCTTGTCGGCCAGCCCGACCCGCTCCAGCAGGCCCAGCGCCGTCGCCCTGGCCTCGGCCCGGGGCCGGCCGAGCGCGGCGATCGGCGCCTCGACCAGGTTCTCCAGCACGGTCAGGTGCGGGAAGAGGTTGAAGTTCTGGAACACGAAGCCGATGCCGGTGCGCTGGCGCAGCACCTCGCGCTCCTTGAGCTCGTACAGCCGGTCGCCGGAGCGCCGGTAGCCGATCAGCTCGCCGTCGACGGCGACGTAGCCCCGGTCGAGCCTCTCCAGGTGGTTGATCGCCCGCAGCAGGGTGGACTTGCCGGAGCCGGACGGGCCGAGCACCACGGTGACCGAGCCGGCCGGGACGTCCAGGTCGACCCCGCGCAGCACGTCCAACCGGCCGAAGCTCTTGTGCAGGCCGCGGACCTGCACCATCGGGGCGGTCTTCGTCAGCGTGGTCATGAACGTCCTCCGGCAGTACGGTTCGGCAGGGTCCGCAGGAAGGTCCGCAGGCGCTGCAGCGGGGTGGGCGGCGGGGTGCGCCGGGCGCCGCGGGAGAAGTAGCGCTCGACGTAGTACTGGCCGATCGACAGCACCGTGGTCAGCACCACGTACCAGACCGTGGCGACCATCAGCAGCGGCACCACCCGGCCGGTCCGGCCGTAGATCACCTGGGCCTGGTAGAAGAGCTCGCCGATGGCCATCACGTAGACCACCGAGGTGCCCTTGAGCAGCGAGATCACCTCGTTGGCGGCGGCCGGCAGGATGCCCCGCATCGCCTGCGGCAGGACGATCCGCCAGGCCTGCCGTCCGCGCGGGATGCCCAGCGCGGCGGCGGCCTCCCGCTGGCCGGCGTCCACCGCGATGACGCCGCCGCGGATGATCTCGGCGGCGAACGCGGCCTGGTGCAGCCCGAGGCCGAGCACCGCGGCGCCGAGCGCGCCCAGCACCCCGACCGTCTCGAACTCCCCGAAGGTCGGGCCGAACGGGATGCCGAAGCCGAACCGCTTGTAGAGGTAGGAGAGGTTGAACCAGAACACCAGCTGGACGATCAGCGGGATCGAGCGGAACACCCAGACGTACG from Kitasatospora cathayae includes:
- a CDS encoding ABC transporter substrate-binding protein yields the protein MSLPRRALVTAAGALAAALVLAGCGSGATGASAELAPAKGSTAPNGTVVNLSPEQNRVTTPKVEAIAALVPEEIRRRGTLKIVDSLGTTPPLDFYADDDRTIIGVEPDIASLVGNVLGLKVEFNPVSWENIFVGLDSGKYDAGLSNITVTEERKEKYDFATYRLDVLGFEAKKGSGIKVTGPKDLAGRSVGVSTGTNQEKLLIAWSEENVRSGLKPIDIKYFSGTEYYLALSSGRIDVFTGPDPSLAFHAVQTGETEVVGTYSGGGADVLGKIGATTRKDNGLVRALNEALNEVIRNGTYGQVLKRWGLETEAVQTSEINPPGLPKPKP
- a CDS encoding fumarylacetoacetate hydrolase family protein, with product MKLLRVGPPGTERPVVLGEDGTAYDLSGRARDLDGAFLAGLDTAALAREVAAGVLPVVDLDGLRVGAPVARPGKVVGIGLNYRDHAEEAGAAIPAEPVIFLKPSSTVVGPYDEVLVPRGGEKTDYEAELAIVIGRTARYLDSHAEAAGVIAGYTIANDVTERAFQFERGGQWDKGKSAETFTPLGPWLVTADEVADPQALELRLWVNGEQRQHGNSAEMIFPVLELVRYTSQFMVLEPGDVIVTGTPAGVTLGRPGTPFLAPGDVVEIEIDGLGRQCQVLGKA
- a CDS encoding DUF885 domain-containing protein; its protein translation is MAEELINSDGDTPRRIADGYVQALADLDPLTAVYLGLNPEDDRLPDLSPAGAEAVADLARRTLARLDEAERAGAADDEAERRCARLLRERLTAELAVHDAGESYRAVRNLGSPVHNTREAFTLMATGTEAEWRLIGRRLARFPLALEQYRRTLAEGIERGLLSGPRQVETVVGQFGEWLAGEMPGGWFGEFVKDAPEGVRAELSEHAVAAAEALAALRDWMRDVYAPAAAGTPDTAGRERYGRWVRYWTGADLDLDEAYAWAWSEFHDLLAQMEAEAEKVRPGAGPMAAMKWLETDGPAIEGAEAAREYLQGLMDQAVRDLQGTHFDLAEPVTRVESRIAPPGSAAAPYYTQPALDFSRPGRTWLPVLGEERFPVWDLVSTWYHEGVPGHHLQLAQWVYVADRLSSYQVSLGGVSANLEGWALYAERLMDELGYLTDPGHRLGFLNAQMMRALRVIVDIGMHVGLDFPADSPYRPGEPVSPEHAREFFGRYCGLSADFLDSELVRYLGLPGQAIGYKLGERAWLRGRAAARAAHEARGEEFDLKAWHMAALSQGSLGLDDLVAELSAL
- a CDS encoding serine/threonine-protein kinase, with product MHKGEVLGGRFRLDEWLGKGGFGVVWRATDTVLDRPVAVKLLLAEHAADREAVGRFVREAKLAGNLSHPHIVTVHDYGRVTDTTGEIHYLVMELVRGRPLAAVLKAGLPDHGRALGWMAQVCEALDAAHRSGVVHRDIKPENVMITDGGDRAKVLDFGIARLLTQSTGLTSTGNVVGTVPYLAPECWSGGTVDGRADLYAFGVMLYEVSTGRRPFRADSPYEYMHKHMEETPPRVRGKDPALAELVARLLAKRPADRPADAAEVLERLRRIRPGMLRPDDPSPEQLRRRADLAWQHGVEGRAGEAVDILAQLVPDFARICGPADPRTLRTCHDLALWLARDGSRGTAVALLEALTEEPGAAPEARADLRRDLAHWRREAARLGPGPARTALSARVLLGGSGSGSGSGGESGGGGGSSSGGGAPGR
- a CDS encoding TetR/AcrR family transcriptional regulator, yielding MEARPTTATGPVPAPAAPEPRPRRAGYRRLPVEQRREQLIAVALELFAHRPPEEVSLDDVAEAADASRPLVYRYFAGGKQQLYEAALRTAADELTSRFAVPLTGTPSEQLAAALDGYFAFVAEHDAGYSALLRGGSVVETARTSAIVDDVRRAALKRTLRHLGVREAGPRLTLLVRSWIAVVEGASLSWLDEGRTLPVDGLRDWLVDQFTAMAAATALHDPQTAEVLAGLLALEGPRAERAERLRAVLGTP
- a CDS encoding amino acid ABC transporter permease, with the translated sequence MTVRTQAPPAPARTAGTAGPDRGPDRGLDPEELDGLRTVPARHPWRWAAGAAALVVLVQFLHGLATNPAWDWATFRLYFTADTILQAIGRTLELTAYGTLLGFALGAVVAAMRLSRSAILQTLAWAYVWVFRSIPLIVQLVFWFNLSYLYKRFGFGIPFGPTFGEFETVGVLGALGAAVLGLGLHQAAFAAEIIRGGVIAVDAGQREAAAALGIPRGRQAWRIVLPQAMRGILPAAANEVISLLKGTSVVYVMAIGELFYQAQVIYGRTGRVVPLLMVATVWYVVLTTVLSIGQYYVERYFSRGARRTPPPTPLQRLRTFLRTLPNRTAGGRS
- a CDS encoding amino acid ABC transporter ATP-binding protein, with the translated sequence MTTLTKTAPMVQVRGLHKSFGRLDVLRGVDLDVPAGSVTVVLGPSGSGKSTLLRAINHLERLDRGYVAVDGELIGYRRSGDRLYELKEREVLRQRTGIGFVFQNFNLFPHLTVLENLVEAPIAALGRPRAEARATALGLLERVGLADKAAAYPRQLSGGQQQRVAIARALALEPKVLLFDEPTSALDPELVGEVLDVIKDLARSGTTMIVVTHEIGFAREVADTVVFMDGGVVVEQGPPAEVLDRPQHERTRAFLAKVL